The Myroides phaeus DNA segment CAAATATATAAAATGTAAAACACTCATTCAGGTTATAACGTCCTAAGTTTAAAAAACAATTAACGTTAAGATTTAAATTCTACTTGTTTTTTAAACAAAAGAAGCCACTTACGAATAAGTGACTTCCTTCTTTAAAAACAATTATAACATTAACATTATCCCTTTTTAGAAAGGTGATTTTTTTACACTATCTGGTAAATCAGAAGATAAACTACCTAAGAAAGCAGCGATATCGTCTAATTGTTGTGCATCAAGTGTTATATTATTTTGAACAATACCCATAATTTCAACTGCTCGTTTTAAATCTGATACGGAACCATCGTGAAAATAGGGTGCTGTGTTTGTTACGTTTCTCAATCCTGGCACTTTAAACAAATACTTCTGAACTTCCTCTTTCGTTAAATCATACAATCCATTGTCAATTTTTTCAGACTCTGTCAATTCCCAGTAATTTTTATATACTCCGAATTTTTGGAACATTTGTCCTCCTAATGCTACGCCATTATGACAAGTAATACATCCTACACTCATAAAAGTTTCTAATCCTTTTTGTTCTTGTGCAGTTAAAGCCTTTTCATCTCCATCCAAAAACTTATCAAATCTACTCTCAGGATTCAATGTTCTCTCAAAAGCACCGATAGCATTAGTAATATTACCAAAACTAATAGGCTGTTTTTCTCCTTTATATACTTGAGCGAATAGATCTTTATACAAATCTATCTTTTGAATTCTCTCTTCTAATTCTTTTTCATTTTTAATATTGTGCTCTACAGGATTTAAAATAGGTCCACCTGCCTGCTCTTCTACATCTTTTGCACGACCATCCCAAAACTGCATACTATGCAATGATGCGTGTAATACCGTTGGTGAGTTTCTTGCTCCTAATGAACCGTCATCTCCAGGAGAAAACTTCTTGTTATCTACTCCAAATGTATTTAAATCGTGACAAGAGTTACAACTAATATTCCCCTCTCCTGATAACCTCGTGTCAAAATATAAATACTTCCCTAATTCTACTTTTTTGGGATCTAACTTCTCAAACTCTACTGTTGATAGAGACTTAAAATAAGTACTCGCTTTACTTAATAATTCTGATTTCTCATTTGAATTAACGTCTTCCGTTTTTTCTTGATCATTTTTACAAGCTACAAATGACATTAAAACAGATAATAAAACAACTTTTTTAAACATAGGTTTTTAATATTTATTTGTTCCTAAATGTACCTTATCAAAGAAATAATACATATGATAAATGTCAGCAGAATTGAAGTATTTCAAATTAAACAATTCTCAAAAACATCAGCAACAGACAATACTTTTAAACAATAAAAAACGCCTAAAAAAACACATATAATAAAATTAATTTTGTTTTATTAATTAATTATTATATTTTGGTATCAACCAATCAAAAACAATAAGCAATGAAATCTTCTTTTTACTTACTAATGCTAACTTTTTCTGGTTTGCTTCTTCAAAGTTGCCAAACAACAGAAACTATTGTTTCGGCTCCTTATAAATTAAACAAATCTGAAACAACTATATATTCTGCCAAAACCTTTATGTTTAAAAATTATTTCTTTACATATAAAGATGGAGAAGCTACACTTGTATATCAACAAGACGACAAGCTAAATAAAAAGTCAGAGCCTATTTTCTTGAAACTTCAAGAGAATAATTCTAACGGTAGATACCAAGAATTTATAGACTCAAGCAAACAAATAAGTGTAAAGATTATTAATCAGTATGAGGTAAGGCTTCAATTAGATAAAGCAAGATATACGTTATACACATCAAATCACTTAAAAGAAGTGAATGCTGATACAGATAAAATATTAGCCGATATGGCTATTTGGAAAAATGTCCGTTTTTAAATAACAAGAGGTTTCTAAATTTAGAAACCTCTTGTTATTTAATGCTTTTCAATTGTTATTCTATCCTTACAATGCTGGTTCGTATGTAGAAATCTCATTTCTTAACCACTCAGGTATTTCAATTGACCTTTTCTCTTTCATATCAATCATCACTTGAGTACTTGTTCCAATAGCATGCACTATTACCTCTCTTTCAGCACCATCGCTTAAAACAGCATATTCAATTTCAAAACTCTTCCCTCCCATTTTTGAAATTCGCACACCTACACGTGGATTTTGTACTGTTAGATTTATTTCTTTTAAATAATTACACGAAATATTCGCAATCACAAACATATCTTTATACCAATCCCACGTTTTACTTGCTTCCTTCATATAATATCCTCTACCTATTTGAAAATAGTCGATAAACACAACATTGTTAACGTGTCCTAAAGGGTCTAAATCACTCCATCTAACTTCTAACGGGTGATAAAATCTAAAATCACTTATATTAAATTCCATTTTTTTCAATTTATATCTCAAGATATAAATTCTAAAAGTGATTCCAATTTTTTTTAACAAATAGTCATACCTTTTTAAAAGAGAAATCATTAAAAAAGCCCTTAGCAAAATGCTAAGGGCTTTTTCAATCTCTGAAAGTATTTACTATATATTAGTAAATATCATAATGCTCTACCTGATGGAAGTCTTCATACGCTACTTCCTCATCACACTCTAAAGACGGGTAGTGATTCTCTCCTGCATCAAACAACATAACATTGATACGCTTAAATAATAACTCAAGCATTGTTTTTTGTCCTTCAACATCTAAATTCACATTCATCTTTACGATGTGCTCTTTTACTGGTGAACTTTTTTCTTTATCCACACATATTAAGGTAACACTAAAGCTTGTAATTCCCGACATAGAAATTCCTACTACTTTAAATTTTTCTTGATCTATACCAAAGTATTCCCCAATACTACTGATATAATTACCTTTGTTTGCAGCGATTCTGTCAGAGATATCAGCTGCGATACTTCCTGTGAAGTCATTGTAATGTACTTCTGCTTTCATAAACAACAAAATTTAATTTTCTTTTCACAGATAAAGATACTAATTCATTAATAATCACAACAATATATAATCATTATTAAGTATTTATAAATTCAAACAGAACATCTCTCAATTATAATTAAATATTTTACTAAAATAATAATTATAAAATATTAATTACCTTAATTAAATAAACAGAACAATCTTTTTTAGCTTTTAGACAAAACTTTAAATAAGTCAATAACACTAAATTAACATTTAACCACCTAATTACCTTAAATCACCCAATTATCACAATCAATTAAAGAATATCTTTAAACATATCACTAAAAACACCCTGTTAAAATTATTTAACACAATCTAAAAAAACCTTAAATAATTGTAATATTCACTAAATATTGATTGTAAAAAAGTCAAATCATCACTTTTTGTAATCTTCTTCACTTTATAATTGCTCTAAATAATCTTATTTCCAATATTTGAGAATAAAAATCAAAGGTTTCTTATTCCTTTTTTAATTATATATGCTGTTTCCTTGCTTCCATTTTCACGCATCCATTCATCACAAACTTCTTTTACAAAAAGAGGATTATCCTTAGCAGCATCATTTAACCAATTCCCTACACTGTCTCTAACGTAT contains these protein-coding regions:
- a CDS encoding cytochrome c peroxidase encodes the protein MFKKVVLLSVLMSFVACKNDQEKTEDVNSNEKSELLSKASTYFKSLSTVEFEKLDPKKVELGKYLYFDTRLSGEGNISCNSCHDLNTFGVDNKKFSPGDDGSLGARNSPTVLHASLHSMQFWDGRAKDVEEQAGGPILNPVEHNIKNEKELEERIQKIDLYKDLFAQVYKGEKQPISFGNITNAIGAFERTLNPESRFDKFLDGDEKALTAQEQKGLETFMSVGCITCHNGVALGGQMFQKFGVYKNYWELTESEKIDNGLYDLTKEEVQKYLFKVPGLRNVTNTAPYFHDGSVSDLKRAVEIMGIVQNNITLDAQQLDDIAAFLGSLSSDLPDSVKKSPF
- a CDS encoding acyl-CoA thioesterase, which gives rise to MEFNISDFRFYHPLEVRWSDLDPLGHVNNVVFIDYFQIGRGYYMKEASKTWDWYKDMFVIANISCNYLKEINLTVQNPRVGVRISKMGGKSFEIEYAVLSDGAEREVIVHAIGTSTQVMIDMKEKRSIEIPEWLRNEISTYEPAL